The following proteins are encoded in a genomic region of Herminiimonas arsenicoxydans:
- a CDS encoding Putative permease (Evidence 3 : Function proposed based on presence of conserved amino acid motif, structural feature or limited homology; Product type pt : putative transporter), whose protein sequence is MSKGIAFSVLSSTLFAVLYFYSTLLTPLDGEEIFGWRTLLTFPFLTIFIWACGRQQLIHTLLQRIRRQPLLLVGALASAALLGIQLWLFMWAPLHGRALHVSLGYFLLPLTMLLTGRIVYQDRLSRPQKLAAFFAMGGVANELFQVGSFSWETLVVAFGYPLYFILRRRMGANNLGGLWLDMALLLPAGVWFIHAGDVGFTALGEYPLLYLLIPLLGVLSACALIFYMVASQMLSLSLFGLLGYVEPVLLVLVALLLGESIKAHEWLTYIPIWIAVSLLVAEGAVTLCKARSAR, encoded by the coding sequence GTGTCCAAAGGTATTGCTTTTTCAGTGCTCAGCTCGACACTGTTTGCCGTTCTGTATTTCTATTCGACACTGCTGACCCCACTTGACGGCGAAGAGATTTTCGGCTGGCGCACGTTGCTGACCTTTCCCTTCCTGACCATCTTCATCTGGGCTTGCGGCCGTCAGCAACTGATACACACGCTGCTGCAAAGAATCCGGCGCCAGCCTTTGTTGTTGGTCGGCGCACTTGCCTCCGCTGCGCTGCTTGGCATCCAGTTATGGCTGTTCATGTGGGCGCCGCTGCATGGCCGCGCGCTGCATGTCTCGCTGGGCTACTTCCTGCTCCCGTTAACCATGTTGCTGACCGGTCGCATCGTCTATCAGGACCGCCTCTCCCGACCGCAGAAGCTGGCCGCGTTCTTTGCCATGGGTGGCGTCGCCAACGAACTGTTCCAGGTCGGCAGTTTTTCGTGGGAAACGCTGGTGGTAGCCTTCGGCTACCCGCTGTATTTCATCTTACGCCGCCGCATGGGTGCAAACAATCTGGGCGGTTTGTGGCTGGACATGGCACTGCTGTTGCCGGCCGGTGTATGGTTTATCCATGCGGGCGATGTCGGCTTTACTGCCTTGGGCGAATATCCATTACTTTATCTGCTGATCCCGCTGCTCGGCGTACTCAGTGCGTGTGCGCTGATTTTTTATATGGTCGCCAGCCAGATGCTCAGTCTCAGCCTGTTCGGTTTGCTCGGCTATGTGGAACCTGTACTGCTGGTTCTGGTCGCCTTGTTGCTCGGAGAAAGCATCAAGGCGCACGAATGGCTGACCTACATTCCCATCTGGATTGCCGTATCCTTGCTGGTTGCTGAAGGCGCCGTAACCTTATGCAAAGCAAGGTCGGCGCGCTGA